From the Heptranchias perlo isolate sHepPer1 unplaced genomic scaffold, sHepPer1.hap1 HAP1_SCAFFOLD_60, whole genome shotgun sequence genome, the window cccgacttggaaatatatcgccgttccttcattgtcgctgggtcaaaatcctggaactcccttcctaacagcactgtgggagaaccgtcaccacacggactgcagcggttcaagaaggcggctcaccaccaccttctcgagggcaattagggatgggcaataaatgccggccttgccagcgacgcccacatcccgtgaacgaataaaaaaaaactgtttggaaggcagctcTGCTCACCATTGTAGCACTTTGTTCACTACGAGGGACAAATAgaatgtttctgtggagtttgggttttgagtttctggtactttaatcacagacaataaatagttcccaaacaccagcccctgaacagacacaacaagctggtggaattgctcatttataaatattaaattagaggatgacaaaagagaataggAAACGGTCAGGAAGATTTCACAAGAACAATTGGGGAAGCAAAGAGGAacgacgaaattaaattatcaaggaatatcaaaagaaacAGTAAATTATTCTACAGATGCATAAATAATACAAGGACAATCAGAATAGCTTCAGTGCCACAAAGTGTTCACAAAATAAACTCATAGGTAACGTCAGTgaaatgccagaaatattgaattattactttgcctcagtatttacccgggagattaacagggtgaacatgatattagaggaaggggtcaataaagatatcaagacatttaagttagaaagggtggttaaactcctggtccagatggattccaTCTGCACATATCAAATGAAGCaagggaaaagatagcagaggcactgttacatacatAGAAAtaaatcatcacaaaaaggaatagtgccagaggactgaatgacagttaatgtgattcttataatttaaaacaggagatagaacaattccagggaactatagaccagttaactaaaggtcggtggtaggaatgatcatggaatcttttactcaatgaagcaatagaaaaacatctagaaaccgaaaatataacaaagaatagtcagcacggatttcagaaagggaaggtttaacagtttggcagaaggtttgacagtttaaattacagttcaacataacttatctgcttatcaattctattcctctagaaataaaccccagtgctgtgtttgctttctgtggcctcatcaacctgtgttgctacttttaacgatttgtcaatctgtacccctaaatcactttgctcttctacaccatttagactcttattttccaagcagtgtttggcctccttattaccccgagcaaaatgcaccacctcacaactTTCTATTTGGTAACTGAATGTCCATTTCCtccgcctttcagcaagcttattaaatcttcttgtattttgttgcattcttcctcagtttAGGCTATACCCCCAAAATTAATTAcaagcatttaatacagcattCCAACTCATGTTTGGTCCAAcaaaatgttctccattcccagtttttctaaaccccactcgtgcaatataatgtgaagaatgagtttatcttctgtccctctctcatctgcaaacttcaatgacccggggtttggggacatctactggccggaagcagaactgcaacagttcggaacaaattgctgaaaccggacaatgtgcagtgtgagcgtgtttgtgattggtggcaggtattaaatctgattggtttcttcagatatccagtCAGAGAGTTACAGTTAATAATTATCGTGACTTCACTCCCagtgacccaatcacaatcattaccttcccccatccctcattaccatagggctgtggggctgcctatttaatccgagctcggagcggatttgggtcatttctgggtctgaaattgagtttgaaaatgcctgaggacaagaaagcagctcccaagaagggcgccaagaaaaccttgaataaagcaccagccaagggcggcaagaagcggagaaagtcgaggaaggagagttactcgatctacgtctacaaagtgatgaagcaggttcaccccgacaccggcatctcctccaaggccatgagcatcatgaactcctttgtgaacga encodes:
- the LOC137316749 gene encoding histone H2B 1/2-like yields the protein MPEDKKAAPKKGAKKTLNKAPAKGGKKRRKSRKESYSIYVYKVMKQVHPDTGISSKAMSIMNSFVNDIFERIASEASRLAHYNKRATISSREIQTAVRLLLPGELAKHAVSEGTKAVTKYTSSK